In Paenibacillus sp. G2S3, a single window of DNA contains:
- a CDS encoding DUF2627 domain-containing protein yields the protein MKLLISRFIAILILVFPGLIAMKGFLMMKDDIFDYISMHGDDSVVPDFAWLHFGGGFLLFAAGMTFLGGWILARDRKRNYVGPRFKEKQKAKQAATQETIS from the coding sequence ATGAAACTGTTAATTTCACGCTTCATTGCCATCCTTATTCTTGTGTTTCCTGGTTTAATCGCAATGAAGGGCTTCTTAATGATGAAGGACGATATTTTTGATTATATCTCTATGCATGGCGATGACTCCGTTGTTCCAGATTTCGCTTGGCTGCATTTCGGCGGAGGATTTCTGCTTTTTGCAGCGGGTATGACTTTCCTTGGCGGCTGGATTCTAGCAAGAGACCGCAAACGCAATTATGTTGGCCCTCGGTTCAAGGAGAAACAAAAAGCGAAACAAGCGGCAACGCAAGAAACGATCT